The following proteins come from a genomic window of Gordonia westfalica:
- a CDS encoding OsmC family protein, protein MTETATRLNDVDISAVGQLVEAIQADDAKARTTWAAHVQWNGAFASEARVRNFSPVGSDEPAALGGGDTAPNPVEQLLGALGNCLAVGYAANATIAGIELKDLRIDLKGDLDLHVFLGLAEGHAGFSSITANVTIDSDAPREKLDELHAKVQASSPVGHTLGSAVPVEIVLN, encoded by the coding sequence ATGACCGAGACCGCAACCCGCCTCAACGACGTCGACATCTCCGCTGTCGGTCAGCTCGTCGAAGCCATCCAGGCCGACGACGCCAAAGCCCGGACGACCTGGGCGGCACACGTCCAGTGGAACGGCGCCTTCGCTTCCGAGGCCCGCGTGCGGAACTTCTCGCCGGTGGGTTCCGACGAACCCGCCGCGCTCGGCGGTGGTGACACCGCACCGAATCCGGTCGAGCAGCTCCTCGGTGCGCTCGGCAACTGCCTCGCGGTCGGCTACGCCGCCAACGCAACCATCGCGGGCATCGAGCTCAAGGATCTCCGCATCGATCTCAAGGGCGACCTGGATCTTCATGTCTTCCTCGGGCTTGCCGAAGGACACGCGGGCTTCAGCTCGATCACCGCGAACGTCACCATCGACTCCGACGCCCCGCGCGAGAAGCTCGATGAACTGCACGCGAAGGTCCAGGCCAGTTCACCCGTCGGCCACACCCTCGGCAGCGCGGTGCCGGTGGAGATCGTGCTGAACTGA
- a CDS encoding alcohol dehydrogenase catalytic domain-containing protein — MNTFRAAVVITPTGPDSIEVVDVPVRAPEYGQVRVAVAAASVNPVDLAVSSGFFHEVGVISGDAAVGVGMDFAGTVVESGAGVDLEPGTRVAGVLTGFGNATGAYADEVVVQVDAVAVVPEQLDLVAASTVAINALAAEQILDLLGEPRPGADRLLVTGAAGVVGGYLLVLGRRRGWDVTGLARSTDEEFIRGLGAGFLDQPEGGWPAVVDAAAMHEAALALVRDGGRWVGVMPGGAPAAERGISVDVVDSHADDRLGSLLELAAAGVLPIRVEGTFPLDRVADAQKAAAKPGGRGRWVITP; from the coding sequence ATGAACACATTTCGAGCAGCTGTCGTGATCACGCCGACCGGTCCCGATTCGATCGAGGTCGTCGACGTCCCGGTACGGGCGCCCGAGTACGGCCAGGTGCGCGTTGCTGTTGCCGCCGCCTCCGTCAATCCTGTCGATCTCGCGGTGTCGTCCGGGTTCTTCCACGAGGTGGGGGTGATCAGCGGCGACGCCGCCGTCGGTGTGGGGATGGACTTCGCGGGCACGGTCGTCGAGTCCGGAGCCGGCGTCGACCTCGAACCGGGCACTCGCGTGGCCGGGGTCCTGACCGGGTTCGGCAATGCGACCGGCGCCTACGCCGACGAGGTCGTGGTGCAGGTCGATGCAGTCGCAGTCGTGCCCGAACAGCTGGACCTCGTCGCCGCGTCGACCGTGGCCATCAACGCCCTCGCCGCCGAACAGATCCTCGACCTGCTCGGTGAACCGCGGCCCGGCGCCGACCGGCTGCTCGTCACCGGGGCTGCCGGTGTGGTCGGCGGGTACCTCCTCGTTCTGGGTCGACGGCGAGGGTGGGACGTCACCGGTCTGGCCCGGTCGACCGACGAGGAGTTCATCCGGGGTCTCGGTGCCGGCTTCCTCGATCAGCCGGAAGGCGGATGGCCTGCGGTCGTCGACGCCGCCGCGATGCACGAGGCAGCGCTTGCGCTCGTGCGCGACGGCGGACGGTGGGTCGGGGTGATGCCCGGTGGAGCGCCGGCCGCCGAGCGTGGGATCAGCGTCGACGTGGTCGACTCCCACGCCGACGACCGGCTCGGGTCGCTGCTGGAACTGGCAGCGGCCGGTGTCCTACCGATCCGGGTGGAAGGAACCTTCCCGCTCGACCGAGTTGCCGACGCACAGAAGGCCGCCGCCAAGCCGGGCGGCCGGGGCCGGTGGGTGATCACGCCGTGA
- a CDS encoding DUF3556 domain-containing protein, with amino-acid sequence MGFLKQTTPDIDFPTWSQGTRAEKIRPMARHWAEVGFGTPVALHLFYVGKILVFILVGWAVVITTPGIDGFFDVAGWYNEPIVFQKIVLYTMLFEVVGFGCGFGPLNNRFFPPFGSILYWLRPKTIRQPPWPRIPLTAGDTRTPVDVLLYAALIAVVLIALFSPGSGAIPDLDTTVGVLPAWQIWTILALLAAIGLRDKTIFLAARGEVYGALTVTFLFGGVDMIIGAKLVFLCIWLGAATSKLNKHFPFVIATMMSNNPIWRSPKIKRKFFESFPDDLRPGRRSRWIAHFSTAVEGLVPIVLFFSHGGWVGGIAAAIMILFHFGILSSIPMGVPLEWNVFMMFGILAIFVGHPGVGLTDLRSPWPVVLFAVSATTVIVGNLMPRKVSFLPGMRYYAGNWDTGLWCIKPSASAKIEAGVVAIASMPAAQLERFYGSPEAAQIPLYMGYAFRSFNSHGRALFTLAHRAMNGIPEEQFMLTDGERICSTAMGWNFGDGHLSNEQLIESLQRRCHFEPGEVRIVLLDAQPIHRQTQEYRLIDPATGVFERGYVRVADLVTRQPWDDEVPTTVTWRADGTHADSPG; translated from the coding sequence ATGGGATTCCTGAAGCAGACCACGCCAGACATCGATTTCCCGACCTGGAGCCAGGGCACACGGGCGGAGAAGATCCGGCCGATGGCGCGGCATTGGGCCGAGGTCGGGTTCGGAACCCCGGTGGCATTGCACCTGTTCTACGTCGGCAAGATCCTCGTGTTCATCCTCGTCGGATGGGCGGTCGTCATCACGACTCCGGGTATCGACGGCTTCTTCGACGTCGCCGGTTGGTACAACGAGCCGATCGTCTTCCAGAAGATCGTGCTGTACACCATGCTCTTCGAGGTCGTGGGGTTCGGCTGCGGGTTCGGGCCGTTGAACAATCGTTTCTTCCCACCGTTCGGGTCGATCCTCTACTGGCTGCGCCCCAAGACAATCCGGCAACCACCCTGGCCGCGCATCCCACTGACCGCGGGCGACACCAGGACCCCGGTCGACGTGTTGCTCTACGCCGCGCTGATCGCCGTCGTGCTGATCGCCCTGTTCAGCCCCGGGTCCGGCGCCATCCCCGACCTCGACACGACCGTCGGTGTCCTGCCCGCGTGGCAGATCTGGACGATCCTCGCACTTCTCGCCGCGATCGGGCTACGCGACAAGACCATCTTCCTGGCCGCACGCGGCGAGGTGTACGGCGCACTCACCGTGACGTTCCTGTTCGGCGGCGTCGACATGATCATCGGCGCCAAGCTCGTGTTCCTGTGCATCTGGCTGGGTGCGGCGACGTCGAAGCTGAACAAGCACTTCCCCTTCGTCATCGCGACGATGATGTCCAACAACCCGATCTGGCGGTCACCGAAGATCAAACGGAAGTTCTTCGAGAGCTTTCCCGACGACCTGCGGCCCGGCCGCCGCTCCCGCTGGATCGCCCACTTCTCCACTGCGGTGGAGGGGCTCGTCCCGATCGTGCTGTTCTTCTCCCACGGCGGTTGGGTCGGCGGGATCGCCGCCGCGATCATGATCCTCTTCCACTTCGGCATCCTGTCGTCGATCCCGATGGGTGTGCCGCTGGAGTGGAACGTCTTCATGATGTTCGGCATCCTCGCGATCTTCGTCGGACACCCCGGCGTCGGGCTCACCGATCTCCGATCCCCCTGGCCGGTGGTCCTGTTCGCCGTCTCCGCCACGACGGTCATCGTGGGAAACCTGATGCCGCGCAAGGTGTCCTTCCTACCCGGCATGCGGTACTACGCGGGCAACTGGGACACCGGGCTGTGGTGCATCAAACCGTCGGCGTCGGCGAAGATCGAAGCGGGAGTCGTCGCCATCGCGTCGATGCCGGCCGCCCAACTCGAACGGTTCTACGGCAGTCCCGAAGCGGCGCAGATCCCGCTCTACATGGGATATGCGTTCCGCTCCTTCAACAGTCACGGTCGCGCGCTCTTCACGTTGGCTCATCGCGCCATGAACGGAATCCCCGAGGAACAGTTCATGCTCACCGATGGTGAGCGGATCTGCAGCACCGCGATGGGCTGGAACTTCGGCGACGGCCACCTCTCCAACGAGCAGCTGATCGAATCACTGCAGCGGCGTTGTCATTTCGAGCCGGGCGAAGTGCGGATCGTTCTGCTCGACGCCCAGCCCATCCATCGTCAGACCCAGGAGTACCGCCTGATCGATCCGGCGACCGGCGTCTTCGAACGCGGCTACGTCCGCGTCGCCGATCTCGTCACCCGGCAGCCCTGGGACGACGAGGTCCCGACGACGGTGACGTGGCGTGCCGACGGGACCCACGCGGACTCGCCCGGCTAG
- a CDS encoding PucR family transcriptional regulator gives MTGSGSFRSMSTAAGDAARDRLAGVPAAAGSELLEHAALVAKMLRESESEIVAELSSMMAREIDQLDIDPKLVELLEASVHGNVSTIIHVLANDIPVEHLQPTTAAVEYALRLAQRDVPSNSLVRAYHMGQNSVMRSCYRMVEELDLDADDSMALTRHISDVLFGYIDWITLYVFEAYEDERRRWLGVEGNVQSAAIHAFLDGLDADDRDFESETGYRLDRRHLALIVWSADDDPLELGVLTHTARDLAVQIGGGGDPIVTAIDRSTVWAWIPLAARGGDESVTRASVPPGVRVAWGLPASGARGFRRTHEQARAAYSVATAPGSSAGQVVGFGDRGVAVVSLLARELDSTRAWVHEVLGGLAEDTPNAAMLRETLSVYFATKESHLHTAERLNLHRNTVKYRVGKALAEVPRDRDRLDLALALTVCEFLGPTVLDR, from the coding sequence ATGACCGGTTCGGGTTCGTTTCGCTCGATGTCGACGGCCGCCGGTGACGCCGCGCGGGACCGGTTGGCCGGTGTACCGGCGGCCGCCGGGTCCGAACTTCTCGAACATGCGGCGCTGGTCGCGAAGATGTTGCGGGAGAGTGAATCCGAGATCGTCGCGGAACTGAGCTCGATGATGGCGCGCGAGATCGACCAGCTCGACATCGACCCCAAACTCGTCGAACTCCTCGAGGCCAGTGTCCACGGCAACGTGTCGACGATCATCCATGTCCTGGCCAACGACATCCCCGTCGAGCATCTCCAACCGACCACTGCGGCAGTGGAATACGCGTTGCGTCTGGCGCAACGGGATGTCCCGTCGAACTCCCTCGTCCGCGCGTACCACATGGGCCAGAACAGCGTGATGCGCAGCTGCTACCGGATGGTCGAGGAGCTCGACCTCGACGCCGACGACTCGATGGCCCTGACCCGGCACATCTCCGACGTACTCTTCGGCTACATCGACTGGATCACCCTGTACGTGTTCGAGGCGTACGAGGACGAGCGCCGCCGGTGGCTGGGCGTCGAGGGCAACGTCCAGTCGGCCGCCATCCACGCGTTCCTCGACGGCCTCGACGCCGACGACCGCGACTTCGAGAGCGAGACCGGCTACCGCCTGGACCGGCGACATCTCGCGTTGATCGTGTGGTCGGCCGACGACGATCCGCTCGAGTTGGGTGTACTCACCCACACCGCACGGGATCTGGCCGTTCAGATCGGTGGGGGCGGGGATCCGATCGTCACCGCCATCGACCGGTCGACCGTCTGGGCCTGGATCCCGTTGGCGGCTCGAGGTGGTGACGAGAGCGTCACGCGGGCGTCGGTACCGCCCGGGGTCCGGGTGGCGTGGGGACTCCCGGCCTCGGGTGCCCGCGGATTCCGGCGTACACACGAACAGGCCCGCGCCGCGTACTCGGTCGCGACGGCGCCGGGTAGCTCGGCCGGCCAGGTCGTCGGCTTCGGTGACCGGGGCGTGGCCGTCGTGTCACTGCTTGCACGAGAGCTGGATTCGACTCGGGCCTGGGTCCACGAGGTGTTGGGCGGGCTCGCCGAGGACACCCCGAACGCGGCCATGCTGCGGGAGACGCTGTCGGTGTACTTCGCTACAAAGGAGAGCCACCTCCACACCGCCGAACGGCTGAACCTGCACCGCAACACGGTGAAGTACCGGGTCGGCAAGGCGCTGGCCGAGGTACCGCGCGACCGCGATCGCCTCGACCTCGCCCTGGCGCTCACCGTCTGCGAGTTCCTCGGGCCCACGGTGCTCGACCGCTGA
- a CDS encoding YoaK family protein: protein MSESASTGVDREARRDLSLMLVLTFATGVVDAGGFLGFDTVFLGNMTGNVLILGMGAAGADGLPVFSLALALVAFIVGAGIASLFLRSGRRGWSPRMTAVLAVSASLVAGTAVLVWAEPKAHVAAMFAVGMTAGAMGMQAAAARNIGVADVTTVVVTSTITAWAIDMFARPSRATILNRRLAAIVAILLGALVGALLIKVALWAVFAVAAGVSAVVVVCGPVLASASVDGVTRV from the coding sequence ATGAGTGAGAGTGCCTCCACTGGCGTCGACCGCGAGGCGAGGCGAGATCTCAGCTTGATGCTCGTGCTGACGTTCGCGACCGGTGTGGTCGACGCCGGTGGCTTCCTCGGCTTCGACACCGTGTTCCTCGGAAATATGACCGGGAACGTCCTGATCCTCGGGATGGGCGCGGCCGGAGCCGACGGACTGCCGGTGTTCTCGCTGGCCCTCGCGCTCGTGGCGTTCATCGTCGGAGCCGGAATCGCCAGCCTGTTCCTACGTTCTGGCCGGCGCGGGTGGAGTCCGCGGATGACGGCCGTACTGGCGGTGTCGGCGTCGCTGGTCGCCGGCACCGCGGTGCTCGTCTGGGCGGAACCGAAGGCGCACGTGGCAGCGATGTTCGCGGTCGGGATGACGGCAGGCGCGATGGGCATGCAGGCCGCCGCCGCGCGCAACATCGGCGTCGCGGATGTGACCACCGTCGTGGTCACCTCGACGATCACCGCTTGGGCGATCGACATGTTCGCCCGCCCGAGTCGGGCGACGATCCTGAACCGCAGACTCGCGGCAATCGTGGCAATCCTGCTGGGCGCCTTGGTCGGTGCGCTGCTGATCAAGGTCGCATTGTGGGCGGTGTTCGCAGTGGCCGCAGGGGTCAGCGCCGTCGTGGTGGTGTGCGGGCCTGTGCTGGCGTCGGCGAGTGTCGACGGGGTGACGCGGGTGTGA
- a CDS encoding SDR family NAD(P)-dependent oxidoreductase, protein MSVWMITGAGRGLGLEIARAALRAGDSVAVCARNTDSIPDDVRNHPDVLPVPLDVTDIDQVDTAVASTVERFGAIDVLVNNAGRGLLGAVEEVTDAEARSVFDVNVFGLLNATRAVVPLMRAAGRGKLVHIGSRGGLEGEPGVALYSATKFAVAGISESLAGELAAFGIQSTVVEPGVFRTDFLDASSLQLPANQVAAYDGTPAHATLEWAEETNHSQLGDPVKGAAFIHRIVSSDDPLPLHLPIGQDALDRRVAITERIEKEIAPLREASAATACD, encoded by the coding sequence ATGTCTGTCTGGATGATCACCGGAGCGGGCCGCGGACTGGGCCTCGAGATCGCACGGGCCGCTCTTCGGGCCGGCGACAGCGTCGCCGTCTGTGCACGCAACACCGACTCCATCCCCGACGACGTCCGCAACCATCCCGACGTCCTCCCGGTGCCCCTCGACGTCACCGACATCGACCAGGTCGACACCGCGGTCGCGTCGACCGTCGAGCGCTTCGGCGCCATCGACGTCCTGGTCAACAATGCCGGCCGCGGCCTCCTCGGCGCGGTGGAAGAGGTCACCGATGCCGAGGCCAGGTCGGTGTTCGACGTCAACGTCTTCGGGCTCCTGAACGCCACTCGTGCGGTCGTACCGCTGATGCGGGCCGCCGGTCGCGGCAAACTCGTGCACATCGGGTCGCGTGGCGGCCTCGAGGGCGAGCCGGGCGTCGCACTCTATTCGGCAACCAAGTTCGCGGTCGCGGGCATCAGCGAATCCCTCGCCGGTGAGCTGGCTGCGTTCGGAATCCAGAGCACCGTCGTCGAACCCGGTGTGTTCCGCACCGACTTCCTCGACGCCAGCTCGCTGCAGCTGCCGGCGAATCAGGTTGCGGCGTACGACGGTACACCCGCCCATGCGACGCTCGAATGGGCCGAGGAGACCAACCACTCCCAGCTCGGCGATCCGGTCAAGGGCGCCGCGTTCATCCACCGGATCGTGTCGTCGGACGATCCACTGCCCCTGCATCTTCCGATCGGCCAGGACGCACTCGACCGACGAGTGGCTATCACCGAACGCATCGAGAAGGAGATCGCGCCGCTACGGGAGGCCTCGGCAGCCACCGCGTGTGACTGA
- a CDS encoding nuclease-related domain-containing DEAD/DEAH box helicase — protein MPSVIPENPRFAASSEEVVFNALNDQLLDEDLLVVGQRVTDHSKDHEIDFVVAIEGAGIVCVEVKGGQIWHDGESWWQERAGQAAKRIDPVTQVRDGCYALRDFVESDPRWTQGRLRWDHVVVFPHSEVGPGFALPDCPRWKVVDRTQLHELMPLIRKVLLQRDVDWPGVDADGIIALRIALSGRGLPQRDVVARALENESVADSLTSHQAVILRAIHQLNRVEVRGGAGSGKTFLAVEQARRLAKGGQRVALVCYSHGLASFLERLTATWKHKERPAYVGEFHELGIRWGAPTGPDEQERTQAAQDFWEHTLPQQMYELAQQLPPGKRFDSIVVDEAQDFADDWWKPMLACLRDTESGGIYVFSDEAQRVFARQGSPPVDLVPLVLDHNLRNTKQIAETFKPLVGQRMQLRGGDGRRVKFVECDADEALDVADDQIDPLLDAGWRPEDIALLTTGSRHDEQKARQAEGNKEYWASFWDGEQVFYGHVLGFKGLERRVVVLALNETKAWDRSRERLYVGLSRARDELVVCGDPEFVREVGGPQVARQLGIADAGT, from the coding sequence ATGCCGTCGGTGATCCCGGAGAACCCGCGGTTCGCGGCGAGCAGCGAAGAAGTGGTCTTCAACGCGCTGAACGATCAACTCCTCGACGAGGATCTGCTGGTCGTCGGGCAGCGGGTCACCGATCACTCGAAGGACCACGAGATCGACTTCGTCGTCGCGATCGAGGGAGCAGGGATCGTGTGCGTCGAGGTCAAGGGCGGCCAGATATGGCACGACGGGGAGTCGTGGTGGCAGGAACGAGCAGGACAGGCAGCCAAACGCATAGACCCGGTGACGCAGGTCCGGGACGGCTGTTACGCGCTGCGCGACTTCGTCGAGTCCGATCCGCGCTGGACCCAGGGGCGTCTCCGCTGGGATCACGTGGTGGTCTTTCCGCATTCGGAGGTCGGCCCCGGATTCGCGCTGCCCGACTGCCCGCGGTGGAAGGTCGTCGATCGGACGCAACTCCATGAGCTCATGCCGCTGATCCGGAAAGTCCTGCTGCAGAGAGACGTCGACTGGCCGGGAGTCGACGCGGACGGCATCATCGCGCTGCGGATCGCACTCAGCGGTAGGGGCTTGCCGCAGCGAGACGTCGTCGCCCGTGCGCTGGAGAACGAGAGTGTCGCCGACTCGCTCACGTCGCATCAAGCGGTCATCCTCCGTGCGATTCATCAGCTGAACCGCGTCGAGGTCCGCGGCGGCGCCGGCAGCGGGAAGACGTTCCTCGCCGTCGAACAGGCACGGCGTCTCGCGAAGGGAGGTCAACGCGTCGCGCTCGTGTGCTACTCGCACGGCCTGGCATCGTTCCTCGAACGACTCACCGCCACTTGGAAACACAAGGAGCGGCCCGCATATGTCGGTGAGTTCCACGAACTGGGCATCAGGTGGGGTGCGCCGACCGGCCCCGACGAGCAGGAACGAACCCAGGCGGCGCAGGACTTCTGGGAACACACCCTCCCGCAGCAGATGTACGAACTCGCACAGCAACTCCCACCGGGCAAACGTTTCGACTCGATCGTCGTCGACGAGGCGCAGGACTTCGCCGACGACTGGTGGAAACCGATGCTGGCGTGCCTGCGTGACACCGAGTCCGGGGGCATCTACGTGTTCAGCGACGAGGCGCAACGTGTCTTCGCCCGGCAGGGTTCGCCACCGGTGGACTTGGTTCCGCTGGTTCTCGACCACAATCTGCGTAACACCAAACAGATCGCCGAGACGTTCAAACCGCTTGTGGGGCAGCGAATGCAGTTGCGCGGCGGCGACGGTCGGCGGGTGAAGTTCGTCGAGTGTGACGCCGACGAGGCGCTTGATGTCGCGGATGACCAGATCGATCCGCTGCTCGACGCCGGGTGGCGTCCCGAGGACATCGCCCTCCTGACGACCGGTAGTCGCCACGACGAGCAGAAGGCTCGACAAGCGGAGGGAAACAAGGAGTACTGGGCGTCGTTCTGGGACGGCGAACAGGTCTTCTACGGTCATGTGCTCGGGTTCAAGGGCCTGGAACGACGCGTCGTGGTCCTGGCCCTCAACGAGACCAAGGCGTGGGATCGCTCCCGGGAGCGTCTCTACGTCGGGCTGTCACGGGCGCGTGATGAACTGGTGGTCTGCGGTGACCCGGAGTTCGTGCGAGAGGTCGGGGGACCCCAGGTCGCGCGACAACTCGGCATCGCCGATGCGGGCACGTAG
- a CDS encoding helix-turn-helix transcriptional regulator, giving the protein MPDQLEPSLADFLRAARGRLSPDDAGISDAGRRRVDGLRREELAMLAGVSVDYYTRLEQGRSKSASLEVLDAIADALQLDDSERTHLHTIARREPTRRRRADKPQRLHESTRELLATFDTALQPAFVLGRRLDVLGHNRLAGLLVADFENMPAAVRNQARFVFLDPHARDLYSDWDGVAADTAAMLRMDAGKHSDDPRLGALVGELSIHSPEFVKLWARNRVHERSVGTKRYHHPVVGDLTVAYQALTPGDDPEQTIFVYRTEPGSASRHALQLLSGIADVPSALPATETAVRRTPDAGA; this is encoded by the coding sequence ATGCCCGATCAGCTGGAACCGTCGCTCGCCGACTTTCTCCGCGCGGCCCGTGGCCGGTTGTCACCGGACGACGCCGGGATATCGGACGCGGGTCGTCGCCGGGTCGACGGTCTTCGTCGTGAAGAACTGGCAATGCTCGCCGGGGTGAGCGTCGACTACTACACGCGCCTGGAGCAGGGGCGGAGCAAGAGTGCGTCCCTCGAGGTTCTAGACGCCATCGCCGACGCCCTGCAGCTCGACGACAGCGAACGCACCCACCTGCACACGATCGCCCGGCGCGAACCGACCAGGAGGCGCCGTGCCGACAAGCCGCAACGCCTCCACGAGTCGACCCGGGAGTTGCTCGCCACCTTCGACACGGCGCTGCAACCGGCCTTCGTGCTCGGGCGCCGGCTGGATGTGCTGGGCCACAACCGACTTGCCGGCCTCCTCGTCGCCGACTTCGAGAACATGCCTGCGGCGGTACGCAATCAAGCCCGTTTCGTCTTCCTGGACCCGCATGCACGTGACCTGTACAGCGACTGGGACGGCGTGGCCGCGGATACCGCGGCCATGTTGCGCATGGACGCGGGCAAACATTCCGACGACCCGCGCCTCGGAGCGCTGGTGGGCGAACTGTCCATCCACAGTCCGGAATTCGTCAAGCTCTGGGCCCGTAACCGCGTGCACGAGCGGAGCGTCGGCACCAAGCGGTACCACCATCCGGTGGTGGGTGATCTGACCGTCGCCTATCAGGCCCTGACACCGGGCGACGATCCCGAGCAGACGATCTTCGTCTACCGGACCGAGCCGGGATCGGCGTCGCGGCATGCGTTGCAGCTTCTGTCCGGGATCGCCGACGTGCCGTCGGCTCTGCCTGCGACAGAGACTGCCGTCCGGCGCACTCCCGACGCGGGCGCCTGA
- a CDS encoding phytoene desaturase family protein, translating to MTTAVVVGGGPNGLAAALHLARNGVQVQVLEAGDTVGGGARSGELTVPGVIHDHCSAFHPLGVGSPFWAEVGLEKYGLVWKWPEIDCAHPLDSGDAALLYQSIAETAAGLGDDGARWRSMFADLAENFDDLGEDLLRPIVNIPGHPIRLAAFGPRAVLPATVLARWFRTERARALYGGIAAHLFSRLDRPLTASLGLMIAASGHRYGWPVAEGGSGSIIAAVSAALLDAGGKIETGVRVSSRADIPPADLVLLDLSPAQVLSIYGDDMPARVRRSYRRYRIGSSAFKVDFAIDGDIPWTNPDCVRAGTVHLGGGFDEVAYTEKQRATGVMPSRPFVLLGQQYVADPGRSAGGINPIYAYAHVPKGFDGDATDRIVAQIERFAPGFRDRIVATSSTGTEGLHQGNANFAAGDIIGGANDGLQMVLRPRLAIDPYATGVPGVYICSQASPPGAGVHGLCGYNAAESALRHVRVGSTR from the coding sequence GTGACCACTGCTGTCGTGGTCGGCGGCGGGCCCAACGGGCTCGCCGCCGCCCTTCACCTCGCCCGCAACGGGGTGCAGGTGCAGGTGCTGGAAGCCGGCGACACGGTCGGCGGTGGCGCACGGTCCGGCGAACTGACGGTCCCCGGTGTCATCCACGACCATTGTTCGGCGTTCCATCCTCTCGGTGTGGGGTCGCCGTTCTGGGCCGAGGTAGGACTCGAGAAGTACGGGCTGGTGTGGAAGTGGCCGGAGATCGACTGCGCCCACCCGCTCGATTCCGGGGACGCCGCACTGCTGTACCAGTCGATCGCCGAGACCGCCGCAGGTCTCGGCGACGACGGGGCCCGCTGGCGGTCGATGTTCGCCGACCTCGCCGAGAACTTCGACGATCTGGGCGAGGACCTGCTCCGGCCGATCGTCAACATTCCCGGACACCCGATCCGGCTGGCCGCCTTCGGCCCTCGCGCGGTGCTGCCGGCCACCGTGCTGGCCCGCTGGTTCCGCACCGAGCGGGCGCGAGCTCTCTACGGGGGGATCGCGGCGCACCTGTTCTCCCGCCTCGACCGGCCGTTGACCGCGTCGCTCGGCCTGATGATCGCCGCGAGCGGGCACCGATACGGATGGCCGGTCGCCGAGGGCGGTTCCGGCTCCATCATCGCGGCGGTGTCGGCCGCGCTGCTCGACGCGGGCGGCAAGATCGAGACGGGCGTCCGTGTCAGCTCCCGTGCCGACATCCCGCCCGCCGATCTCGTCCTGCTGGATCTGTCACCGGCTCAGGTCCTTTCGATCTACGGTGACGACATGCCCGCGCGGGTTCGCCGTTCCTACCGGCGATATCGCATCGGGTCGTCGGCGTTCAAGGTCGACTTCGCCATCGACGGCGACATCCCGTGGACCAATCCGGATTGTGTGCGGGCCGGAACCGTCCATCTCGGAGGCGGCTTCGACGAGGTCGCGTACACGGAGAAGCAACGCGCCACCGGGGTCATGCCGTCACGGCCCTTCGTGCTGCTCGGTCAGCAGTATGTCGCCGACCCCGGTCGCAGTGCGGGCGGTATCAATCCGATCTATGCCTACGCGCACGTCCCCAAGGGCTTCGACGGCGACGCCACCGACCGGATCGTCGCGCAGATCGAGAGATTCGCGCCGGGCTTCCGAGACCGCATCGTCGCCACGTCGAGCACGGGAACCGAGGGCCTGCACCAGGGCAATGCCAACTTCGCGGCCGGGGACATCATCGGCGGCGCCAACGACGGGCTGCAGATGGTCCTGCGACCCCGCCTTGCGATCGATCCGTATGCGACAGGTGTTCCGGGTGTGTACATCTGCTCGCAGGCCAGTCCGCCGGGAGCCGGTGTGCACGGGTTGTGCGGGTACAACGCCGCGGAGTCGGCGCTCCGTCATGTCCGGGTGGGTTCGACCCGATGA
- a CDS encoding GNAT family N-acetyltransferase, translating into MVGSVDESGSGTERSGPSPLDNPARAALTSPHARFAECVGTALRYHPDVCPMAALPDDPTLDDWSDAARLVGPGGALFIPVVADTPPSGWETTMHLPGVQMIDAAVSSKPDDAAVRLTGADVPEMTELVRRTRPGPFRPRTIEMGTYLGIRRGGRLIAMGGERLSLPRYTEISAVCTDPDHRGEGLASRLVLALVHGIRERGATPILHADATNVNAIRLYEQLGFEVRKEVLFQVVTAPS; encoded by the coding sequence GTGGTCGGAAGCGTCGACGAATCCGGGAGCGGGACAGAACGTTCCGGCCCCTCACCACTCGACAACCCGGCCCGCGCTGCCCTCACCAGCCCACACGCACGGTTCGCCGAATGCGTCGGTACCGCCCTGCGGTACCACCCCGACGTCTGCCCGATGGCGGCCCTGCCCGACGACCCGACGCTCGATGACTGGTCGGACGCCGCCCGGCTCGTCGGTCCGGGAGGCGCCCTGTTCATCCCCGTGGTCGCCGACACTCCACCCTCGGGCTGGGAGACGACGATGCATCTGCCGGGAGTGCAGATGATCGACGCCGCGGTGTCGTCGAAGCCCGACGATGCCGCTGTTCGCCTGACCGGCGCCGACGTCCCGGAGATGACCGAACTGGTCCGACGCACGCGCCCCGGGCCGTTCCGTCCGCGCACCATCGAGATGGGCACCTACCTCGGGATCCGACGCGGCGGCCGACTGATCGCGATGGGTGGCGAACGACTCTCACTTCCGCGATACACCGAGATCAGCGCGGTGTGCACCGACCCCGATCACCGCGGCGAGGGTCTGGCGTCACGACTGGTCCTCGCTCTCGTACACGGCATTCGAGAACGCGGTGCGACGCCGATCCTGCACGCGGACGCGACCAACGTGAACGCGATTCGGCTCTACGAGCAACTGGGATTCGAGGTCCGGAAGGAAGTGCTGTTCCAGGTGGTGACGGCCCCTTCGTGA